In one window of Lacticaseibacillus casei DSM 20011 = JCM 1134 = ATCC 393 DNA:
- the lacA gene encoding galactose-6-phosphate isomerase subunit LacA, with the protein MDVIIGADKDGFAMKEQVKKYLEDHQYQVADVTPEPAEDFVESALAVTKKLLNGDAHKAIMFDRYGVGSAMASNKVKGMVTAVVQEENTAHMTAEHNGAKAIAIGTGITGPDRAIAIVQRYLDTEYAGGRHQIRLDMLEKMI; encoded by the coding sequence ATGGATGTCATTATTGGTGCAGACAAAGACGGATTTGCAATGAAGGAACAGGTTAAGAAGTATTTGGAGGATCATCAGTATCAAGTTGCTGATGTAACCCCTGAACCTGCTGAAGATTTTGTTGAATCTGCTTTGGCAGTTACAAAGAAGTTGCTGAACGGCGACGCTCACAAAGCGATTATGTTCGACCGCTATGGCGTTGGCTCAGCTATGGCTTCTAATAAGGTTAAGGGTATGGTCACTGCCGTTGTTCAAGAAGAAAACACGGCGCACATGACCGCTGAACACAATGGCGCCAAGGCAATTGCGATCGGTACCGGCATCACCGGCCCTGATCGTGCCATTGCGATCGTTCAACGTTACCTCGACACCGAATATGCTGGCGGCCGTCATCAGATTCGGTTAGATATGTTGGAAAAAATGATCTAA
- the lacB gene encoding galactose-6-phosphate isomerase subunit LacB, with product MIIAIGNDHIVTNEKIQVSNMLKDMGYKVIDEGTYDTHRTHYPIYGKRVAEDVADGRADLGIVMCGTGIGISTAADKNEGVRAAMANDATSAVYAREQLNANVLGIGGAVTGIHLIEDTVKAFLDATYKETPENKKIIDKIDKIAKPNPEQKDNPHFFDAELEKWDEGVYHD from the coding sequence ATGATTATTGCAATCGGAAATGACCACATTGTCACCAATGAAAAAATCCAAGTCTCCAACATGCTGAAAGACATGGGCTACAAGGTAATTGATGAAGGTACCTATGACACGCACCGTACCCACTACCCAATTTATGGCAAACGCGTTGCCGAAGACGTTGCTGATGGGCGCGCAGATTTAGGTATCGTAATGTGCGGAACCGGCATCGGTATCTCAACTGCTGCCGATAAAAACGAAGGCGTCCGTGCCGCGATGGCCAATGACGCAACTTCAGCAGTTTATGCACGTGAACAATTGAATGCCAACGTGTTAGGCATTGGCGGTGCCGTTACCGGTATCCACTTGATTGAAGATACGGTTAAAGCTTTCCTTGACGCAACTTACAAGGAAACTCCGGAAAACAAGAAGATCATCGACAAGATTGACAAAATTGCTAAGCCTAACCCAGAACAAAAAGACAATCCGCACTTCTTCGATGCTGAACTCGAAAAGTGGGACGAAGGCGTTTATCACGATTAA
- the lacC gene encoding tagatose-6-phosphate kinase yields the protein MILTVTLNPSIDVSYPLEHLKIDTVNRVKNVRKTAGGKGLNVSRVIHMLDHDLTATGFIGGYFGKWLENQLDRDGIAHDFLPIDAETRSSIAMLHDGGKQTEILEAGPTITPEDAQKFLDHFDKLLDQADLLTISGSMPQGLPEDYYTQMIAHAGAKNVKVLLDTSGATLKSALEAPVKPLLIKPNEEELAGLLNREVDKTDYAALKQDLQDPIFDGVDWIVVSLGSAGAFVKHQDKFYHAAIPKIQVVNPVGSGDSTLAGLAMGIHDGKSDEDIMKTAMTTGMLNTMEAETGFVNPAKFDTYFAKVTIENY from the coding sequence ATGATTTTAACCGTCACTTTAAACCCCTCAATCGACGTTTCCTACCCACTCGAACATCTTAAAATCGACACGGTGAATCGCGTCAAAAATGTTCGCAAGACCGCTGGCGGTAAGGGGCTGAATGTTTCCCGGGTAATTCACATGCTGGATCACGATCTTACTGCGACTGGCTTTATTGGCGGCTATTTTGGCAAATGGTTGGAGAATCAATTGGATCGCGATGGCATCGCCCATGATTTTCTGCCGATCGATGCGGAAACCCGTAGTTCCATCGCGATGCTTCATGATGGCGGCAAGCAAACCGAGATTCTTGAAGCCGGACCAACAATTACCCCTGAAGATGCACAAAAGTTTCTCGATCACTTTGACAAGTTGCTGGATCAGGCCGATCTGCTGACGATTTCCGGCTCCATGCCGCAAGGACTTCCGGAAGACTATTACACGCAAATGATCGCCCACGCCGGCGCCAAAAACGTTAAAGTCTTGCTTGATACATCCGGCGCTACTTTGAAGTCCGCACTCGAAGCGCCAGTGAAGCCCCTTTTGATCAAACCAAACGAAGAAGAACTTGCCGGCTTGCTTAACCGCGAAGTCGATAAAACCGATTATGCCGCGTTGAAACAAGACCTCCAGGATCCGATTTTTGATGGCGTTGATTGGATTGTCGTTTCCTTGGGATCGGCAGGCGCCTTTGTTAAGCATCAAGACAAGTTCTATCACGCCGCCATTCCTAAGATTCAGGTCGTCAATCCGGTTGGTTCTGGTGATTCAACCTTAGCCGGGCTCGCCATGGGCATTCACGATGGCAAGTCTGACGAAGACATTATGAAGACGGCGATGACCACTGGGATGCTCAACACGATGGAAGCAGAAACCGGCTTCGTCAACCCGGCGAAGTTCGATACCTATTTTGCCAAAGTCACGATTGAAAATTACTAA
- a CDS encoding tagatose-bisphosphate aldolase translates to MTVTLTAGQFKHLQKLSDDNNVISALAIDQRGSLKKMLAAAANKPADETTIVDFKKAVSEELTKYASSILLDPEYGLPAAKVRAPQAGLLLSYEKTGYDATEPGRFPDLIDNQSALRIKNEGGDAVKFLLYIDPDEPDSINDRKYAFVERVGAEAKANDLPLFLELVSYDGKTNETGTAAWAKAKPEKVIKITKEFSKPQYNVSVLKVEVPVDQKFVEGFTDEGVTPVYTKEEAAKYYKTQSDATDLPFIFLSAGVSNELFLEELKFAKEAGSTFNGVLCGRATWKPGVKPFAAEGEAAGKKWLETEGKANIDRLNKVLAETATPWTDKVTHD, encoded by the coding sequence ATGACTGTTACCCTTACTGCTGGTCAATTTAAGCACTTACAAAAACTTTCCGATGACAACAATGTTATCTCCGCTTTGGCCATTGACCAACGTGGTTCCCTGAAGAAAATGCTGGCAGCTGCTGCCAACAAACCGGCTGACGAAACTACGATTGTTGATTTCAAAAAAGCTGTATCTGAAGAATTAACCAAGTACGCTAGCTCCATTTTGCTGGATCCGGAATATGGCTTGCCAGCTGCAAAAGTTCGGGCACCTCAAGCCGGCCTGTTGCTTTCTTACGAAAAGACTGGCTACGATGCCACCGAACCTGGCCGCTTCCCTGATTTGATCGACAACCAGAGTGCCTTGCGCATCAAGAACGAAGGCGGCGACGCGGTCAAGTTCTTGCTGTACATTGATCCAGACGAACCAGACTCAATCAACGATCGCAAATATGCCTTCGTTGAACGTGTCGGTGCTGAAGCTAAGGCCAACGACCTGCCGCTGTTCCTTGAATTGGTCTCCTATGATGGCAAGACCAACGAAACCGGCACTGCTGCATGGGCCAAGGCCAAGCCAGAAAAGGTTATCAAGATCACCAAGGAATTCAGCAAGCCACAGTACAACGTTTCTGTCCTCAAAGTTGAAGTTCCGGTTGACCAGAAGTTTGTTGAAGGCTTTACTGATGAAGGTGTAACCCCAGTTTATACCAAGGAAGAAGCCGCTAAGTACTACAAGACGCAGTCCGATGCCACCGATCTGCCGTTTATTTTCCTTTCGGCAGGCGTTTCAAATGAATTATTCCTCGAAGAACTCAAATTCGCTAAGGAAGCAGGCTCAACCTTTAATGGTGTTCTCTGCGGTCGGGCAACCTGGAAGCCAGGCGTTAAGCCATTTGCTGCTGAAGGCGAAGCTGCCGGCAAGAAGTGGCTGGAAACCGAAGGCAAAGCTAACATCGATCGTTTGAACAAGGTTTTGGCTGAGACTGCCACCCCTTGGACGGACAAGGTTACTCACGATTAG